One stretch of Labeo rohita strain BAU-BD-2019 unplaced genomic scaffold, IGBB_LRoh.1.0 scaffold_2069, whole genome shotgun sequence DNA includes these proteins:
- the LOC127159300 gene encoding GTPase IMAP family member 8-like yields the protein MGLKDQRNSEKTEPYSLPMYLRAPEKRVRHELEEKLRVKDNEIKELQKKIKTLGTTEVPEIWARVPDRAFPLRKEVPSQGDVSGRSTSSKNQFRWAEIGLPGESVLRSSQHWTMSNYLCLAESTPEQLDRLRVEPPLTSERTCRPEISEGVKLNLVVCGSNKELKSFISNLILIQSERRSELSSECVRRDVELHGRLISLVELPALFNTQLSEEEVMRQTHRCVSLCHPGVHVFIIIIPDAPINNEDKAEMEKLKRIFSSRINKHVMILIKQNSEHQTEKLNEETQSVIESFGGRHHFIDLNTQVSVLMEKLEQMVEENSGVYSGDKDEVRIVLLGKTGVGKSATGNTILGRKKFTAETSQESVTKECQRETAEINGRHITVIDTPGLFDTELTNEEIQREISNCISMILPGPHVFIIVLNLGQRFTQEERTLEKIIQETFGENSLKYTMVLFTRGDDLNDKTIDQCFGKPGSYLNELIESCGNRFHVFNNKETGDQTQVTDLLQKIDNMVKANGGSYYSCKMFREMERQIQEQQKKILMEKVEKLNREKEQLMNKHEEEKKRLKMKEERQNHEKPRKRGEEEFREREEHYKRDREREEQERKTRVEMKREREEWEKQKQQERQRREEEEERRRKKEQEIQEQYKKDIKDIEEQERKTREELKREREEWEKQKQQERQRREEEEEKRTKKEQAMWDEYNQRLKQERERMKTMIKEERQT from the exons GGACCACAGAAGTTCCAGAGATCTGGGCGCGAGTGCCAGATCGTGCCTTTCCCCTGAGGAAGGAGGTTCCCTCTCAGGGGGATGTGTCAGGAAGGAGCACAAGCTCCAAGAACCAGTTCCGCTGGGCCGAAATAGGGCTACCAGGAGAATCTGTTCTGAGATCTTCCCAACATTGGACCATGTCT AACTACCTGTGCCTGGCCGAATCAACTCCAGAACAGCTGGACCGTCTGAGGGTGGAGCCTCCACTCACCTCGGAGCGGACCTGTCGCCCAGAAA TTTCAGAGGGTGTGAAGCTGAATCTGGTTGTGTGTGGCAGTAACAAAGAATTAAAATCCTTCATATCAAACCTGATCCTGATTCAGAGCGAGAGAAGATCAGAGCTCAGCTCAGAGTGTGTGAGGAGAGACGTGGAGCTTCATGGACGTCTGATCAGTCTGGTGGAGCTTCCAGCTCTGTTCAACACTCAGCTCTCAGAGGAGGAAGTGATGCGTCAGACTCACCGCTGTGTGTCTCTCTGTCATCCTGGAGTTCAtgttttcatcatcatcattcctGATGCTCCAATTAATAATGAAGACAAAGCAGAAATGGAGAAATTAAAGAGAATATTTAGCTCAAGAATCAACAAACACGTCATGATCCTCATAAAGCAGAATTCAGAGCATCAGACAGAAAAACTGAATGAAGAAACACAGTCTGTCATTGAGAGTTTTGGAGGACGACATCATTTCATTGACCTGAACACACAAGTGTCTGTGTTGATGGAGAAACTGGAGCAGATGGTTGAGGAAAATAGTGGTGTTT ATTCAGGAGACAAGGATGAAGTGAGGATTGTGCTGCTGGGAAAAACTGGAGTTGGGAAAAGTGCAACTGGAAACACCATCTTAGGAAGAAAGAAGTTTACAGCAGAAACATCTCAAGAGTCTGTTACTAAAGAGTGTCAGAGAGAAACAGCTGAAATCAATGGCAGACACATTACTGTGATCGACACTCCAGGACTGTTTGATACTGAACTCACTAATGAAGAAATACAGAGAGAAATCAGCAACTGCATCTCCATGATCCTGCCTGGACCACATGTGTTCATCATTGTGCTCAATTTAGGACAAAGATTCACTCAAGAAGAACGAACATTAGAGAAGATCATCCAAGAAACATTTGGTGAAAACTCTTTGAAGTACACCATGGTGCTCTTCACCAGAGGAGATGATCTGAATGATAAAACCATTGATCAGTGTTTTGGAAAACCTGGATCTTATTTGAATGAGCTGATTGAATCATGTGGAAACAGATTCCATGTGTTCAATAATAAAGAGACTGGAGACCAAACACAGGTGACTGATCTACTGCAGAAGATAGACAACATGGTGAAAGCAAATGGAGGGAGTTACTACTCATGTAAGATGTTCAGAGAGATGGAAAGACAAATACAAGAGCAACAAAAAAAGATACTGATGGAGAAAGTAGAGAAACTGAACAGAGAAAAAGAACAActgatgaacaaacatgaagaagagaaaaagagattgaagatgaaggaagaaagacagaaTCATGAGAAACCGAGAAAGAGAGGTGAAGAAGaatttagagagagagaggaacatTATAAAagagatagagaaagagaggaaCAAGAGAGAAAGACACGAGTGGAGATGAAGAGAGAACGAGAGGAATgggagaaacagaaacaacaggaaagacaaagaagagaagaagaggaggagagacggagaaagaaagaacaggaaAT ACAAGAACAatataaaaaagacattaaagacATAGAAGAACAAGAGAGAAAGACACGAGAGGAGCTGAAGAGAGAACGAGAGGAATgggagaaacagaaacaacaggaaagacaaagaagagaagaagaggaggagaaaagGACAAAGAAAGAACAGGCAATGTGGGATGAATATAATCAGAGACTTAAACAAGAGAGGGAGAGAATGAAGACGATGATTaaggaagaaagacagact